One stretch of Priestia megaterium DNA includes these proteins:
- a CDS encoding MFS transporter: MAHTSEAANNRRITSNIFKGSVGNLIEWYDWYVYSAFAVYFSSQFFPEGDPTSQLLNTAAIFAVGFLMRPIGSLLMGRYADRYGRRAALTLSITIMASGSFIIACTPSYGTIGLLSPIILVLARLLQGISLGGEYGTSATYLSEMASSGRRGFYSSFQYVTLVAGQLVALGVQIILQNVLSEADMISWGWRIPFVIGAIGALSVLWLRRTMDESEQFSKMDSESRENAGTIKALMKHPKAVLTVIGLTLGGTVAFYTYTTYLQKFMVNSVGLDKGVVSWINFCALLVFVVIQPIAGMLSDKIGRRPLLMSFGILGTLLTVPLFLFMKQAHNPVMAFLLMTIGLIIVTGYTSINAIVKAELFPTEIRALGVGLPYGLTVAIFGGTAEFIALWLKSIGHESLFFFYVAGCIAISFVVYWRMGESSKDSYIESELKTDDKDDSIPPNNISF, encoded by the coding sequence ATGGCTCATACCAGTGAAGCTGCAAACAACAGGCGTATTACGAGTAATATTTTCAAAGGATCTGTTGGGAACTTAATTGAATGGTACGATTGGTACGTTTACTCTGCTTTTGCCGTCTATTTTTCATCGCAATTCTTCCCGGAAGGTGACCCAACAAGTCAGCTGCTTAACACAGCGGCAATCTTTGCTGTCGGTTTCTTAATGCGTCCAATCGGAAGTTTATTAATGGGGCGCTATGCGGATCGATATGGTCGTCGGGCTGCGCTTACCTTATCTATTACCATTATGGCGAGCGGTTCTTTTATTATCGCTTGTACTCCTAGCTATGGCACGATAGGGTTATTATCTCCTATTATTCTAGTACTAGCGCGTTTACTGCAAGGAATCTCCTTAGGAGGAGAATACGGAACTTCTGCAACTTACCTTTCTGAAATGGCAAGCAGCGGGCGAAGAGGATTTTATTCAAGCTTTCAGTATGTGACGCTTGTTGCTGGTCAGCTGGTGGCATTAGGTGTTCAAATTATTCTGCAAAACGTTCTTAGTGAAGCAGATATGATTTCATGGGGCTGGCGTATTCCTTTTGTTATTGGAGCAATCGGCGCGCTAAGCGTTTTATGGTTGCGCCGTACAATGGATGAGTCAGAACAATTTTCTAAAATGGACTCTGAAAGCCGTGAAAATGCAGGGACTATTAAAGCACTTATGAAGCATCCTAAAGCAGTGTTAACCGTTATTGGCTTAACATTAGGAGGAACGGTCGCTTTTTATACGTATACAACGTATTTGCAAAAATTTATGGTAAACAGTGTAGGGCTGGATAAAGGAGTTGTAAGCTGGATTAACTTCTGTGCGCTGCTTGTATTTGTTGTCATTCAGCCAATAGCAGGTATGCTATCGGATAAAATTGGACGCAGACCTCTGTTAATGAGCTTTGGTATTTTAGGAACATTACTGACAGTACCGCTGTTTCTTTTTATGAAACAAGCTCACAACCCAGTCATGGCTTTTTTATTAATGACAATTGGACTTATCATTGTAACAGGTTATACATCGATTAACGCTATTGTAAAAGCTGAGCTTTTCCCAACAGAAATTCGAGCTCTTGGTGTTGGGTTACCGTACGGACTTACAGTTGCCATATTTGGAGGTACTGCAGAATTTATTGCCCTATGGCTGAAAAGTATCGGCCATGAATCACTTTTCTTTTTCTATGTAGCAGGATGTATCGCCATCAGCTTTGTTGTTTATTGGCGTATGGGAGAATCCTCTAAAGATTCATACATAGAGTCTGAGCTGAAGACAGATGACAAAGACGACAGCATCCCGCCAAATAATATCAGTTTTTAA
- a CDS encoding extracellular catalytic domain type 1 short-chain-length polyhydroxyalkanoate depolymerase — protein sequence MNTLYSFFTNPVLTASTFLIELQSVFFQPIWKEYNYDDYFTYKVYIPSTYTGLSKVPLIVMLHGCQQDADDFAAGTEMNKLAEEKGFIVLYPQMNYFANSNGCWNWFYEYNQFRGNGEPDIIKDMIDHITAKYAIDSANIYLAGMSAGGFMANVMAIAYPDVFKAVGIHSAGSNAYAVDLITAGEVMLYGSLNPELDGDEAYKKMGPYARPVPIITFHGQSDTTVTPINASTLIQQWIYTYKNFGINLHENAVFYTSQDNGNHYSYIMSDYVDAENKIWMKKIMVEDMGHAWSGGNDNGSDTDSKGPNASKMMWDFFEAQND from the coding sequence GTGAATACTTTATATTCCTTTTTTACGAATCCAGTTTTAACTGCTTCTACGTTTTTAATAGAATTACAGAGCGTGTTCTTTCAACCTATTTGGAAAGAGTATAATTATGATGATTATTTTACCTACAAGGTGTATATTCCAAGTACATATACTGGGTTAAGTAAAGTACCATTAATCGTTATGCTTCATGGATGTCAACAAGATGCAGATGATTTTGCTGCGGGTACGGAGATGAATAAGCTAGCGGAAGAAAAAGGGTTTATTGTTCTCTACCCTCAAATGAATTACTTTGCTAATTCCAACGGGTGCTGGAATTGGTTTTATGAGTATAACCAGTTTCGCGGTAATGGAGAACCAGACATAATAAAAGATATGATTGATCACATAACCGCTAAATATGCAATTGATTCTGCTAATATATACCTTGCTGGCATGTCAGCGGGAGGCTTTATGGCAAATGTGATGGCTATTGCTTATCCTGATGTATTTAAAGCGGTAGGCATTCATTCAGCAGGCAGTAATGCGTATGCTGTAGACCTCATCACAGCTGGAGAAGTCATGCTATATGGATCTCTAAATCCTGAACTTGACGGTGATGAAGCTTATAAAAAAATGGGACCTTATGCACGGCCTGTTCCCATCATTACGTTTCATGGTCAATCAGATACAACAGTCACTCCAATTAATGCGTCTACATTAATCCAGCAGTGGATTTATACATATAAGAATTTCGGTATAAACCTACATGAAAATGCTGTTTTTTATACGTCACAAGACAACGGAAATCATTATAGCTACATAATGTCTGACTACGTAGATGCAGAAAATAAAATCTGGATGAAAAAAATTATGGTAGAGGATATGGGGCATGCATGGTCAGGAGGAAATGACAATGGATCAGATACTGATTCAAAAGGTCCTAATGCTTCAAAAATGATGTGGGATTTTTTTGAAGCACAGAATGATTAA
- a CDS encoding aspartyl-phosphate phosphatase Spo0E family protein: protein MCSKCRLLLIKIEFIRKMMMMIALEEGFTSSNTIKISQDLDVLLNRFEATC, encoded by the coding sequence ATGTGTTCCAAATGTAGACTACTGCTGATAAAGATAGAATTTATACGAAAAATGATGATGATGATTGCCCTAGAAGAAGGGTTTACAAGTAGTAATACGATTAAAATCAGTCAGGATCTAGATGTATTGTTAAATCGGTTTGAAGCTACTTGTTAA
- a CDS encoding NADP-dependent glyceraldehyde-3-phosphate dehydrogenase: MTTTVLNVSTYSFYLNGEWKESKSEQTIDIVSPYRHDVIGKVQAITKEEVDEAVHAAQKAQKVWAEISLQERAKYLYKWADELVKMQSEIAEIIMKEVGKSLKDARNEVVRTADFIRYTVEEALHMNGESMKGDSFPGGSKSKVAIVERVPLGVVLAIPPFNYPVNLAAAKLAPALISGNAVIFKPATQGAISGIKMIEALHQAGIPQGLVNVVTGRGSVIGDYLVEHKGINMISFTGGTNTGTKLAKKAGMIPLVLELGGKDPGIVCEDADLQEAAKHIISGAFSYSGQRCTAIKRVLVHEKVANELVNILKEEVHKLSVGSPEDGCTIVPLIDSKAADFIQILIADALGKGATVVTGNKREGNLIYPTLLDDVNDTMRVAWEEPFGPVLPIIRVASDQEAVDIANESEFGLQASVFTKDINKAFSIANKIEVGSVQINGRTERGPDHFPFIGVKGSGMGAQGIRKSIESMTREKVTVLNLQ; encoded by the coding sequence ATGACAACAACGGTATTAAATGTATCAACTTATTCTTTTTATCTTAACGGTGAGTGGAAAGAAAGCAAATCAGAGCAGACGATCGATATTGTTTCTCCATACCGTCATGACGTGATTGGAAAAGTGCAGGCTATCACAAAAGAAGAGGTCGATGAAGCAGTACATGCCGCACAGAAAGCTCAGAAAGTGTGGGCAGAAATTTCTCTGCAAGAACGTGCCAAATATTTATACAAGTGGGCAGATGAGCTGGTGAAAATGCAGAGTGAAATTGCCGAAATTATTATGAAGGAAGTTGGAAAAAGCTTAAAAGATGCAAGGAATGAAGTAGTGCGCACAGCTGATTTCATTCGCTATACAGTTGAAGAAGCACTTCATATGAACGGAGAAAGCATGAAGGGAGATAGTTTTCCTGGCGGTTCTAAGTCTAAAGTTGCCATTGTTGAACGCGTGCCTTTAGGTGTTGTACTCGCAATTCCTCCTTTTAATTATCCGGTAAATTTAGCAGCTGCTAAACTGGCGCCTGCGCTTATTTCAGGAAATGCAGTTATCTTTAAACCTGCAACGCAAGGAGCGATCAGCGGTATTAAGATGATTGAAGCTCTTCATCAAGCAGGTATTCCACAAGGTCTTGTAAACGTCGTAACGGGTCGCGGATCTGTTATTGGGGATTATTTGGTTGAACATAAAGGCATTAACATGATTTCATTTACCGGAGGAACAAACACGGGTACTAAATTAGCTAAAAAGGCAGGCATGATTCCTCTTGTACTAGAACTTGGAGGAAAAGACCCGGGTATTGTATGTGAAGATGCAGATCTACAGGAAGCAGCAAAACATATTATAAGCGGAGCATTTTCTTATTCCGGTCAGCGCTGTACAGCCATTAAACGTGTACTTGTGCATGAAAAAGTGGCAAACGAGCTCGTAAATATTTTAAAAGAAGAAGTACATAAACTATCAGTCGGTTCTCCTGAAGATGGATGTACGATCGTTCCATTAATTGATAGCAAGGCAGCGGACTTTATTCAGATTTTAATTGCAGATGCACTAGGAAAAGGTGCAACAGTTGTGACTGGAAACAAGCGTGAAGGAAACCTTATCTATCCTACGCTTTTAGATGACGTGAATGATACTATGCGCGTGGCATGGGAAGAACCATTTGGTCCTGTTTTACCAATTATCCGCGTCGCTTCTGATCAAGAAGCCGTTGACATCGCAAATGAATCAGAATTTGGCTTACAAGCAAGCGTTTTTACAAAAGATATTAATAAAGCCTTCTCAATTGCAAATAAAATTGAAGTTGGCTCCGTTCAAATCAACGGTCGTACAGAACGCGGCCCTGATCATTTTCCTTTTATCGGCGTAAAAGGATCCGGTATGGGCGCTCAAGGTATTCGTAAAAGCATTGAATCCATGACTCGTGAAAAAGTAACGGTATTAAACCTTCAATGA
- the fsa gene encoding fructose-6-phosphate aldolase — translation MKFFIDTANLEDIKKAYKVGVLAGVTTNPSLVAKEGVRFEDRIEEILQMVPEVESVSAEVTPDALSAEDMIAQAEELIKINDGDKNITIKLPMTLAGLEATRYLAKKGVKTNVTLIFTVNQALLAARAGATYVSPFLGRLDDISEDGVQLVSKIAELFRVQNIDSQIIAASVRHPDHVTRVALAGAHIATIPYAVIEQLAKHPLTDQGMEKFAADWEKAVKA, via the coding sequence ATGAAATTTTTTATTGATACAGCAAACCTTGAGGATATTAAGAAAGCATACAAAGTAGGTGTTCTAGCTGGTGTGACAACCAATCCATCTCTAGTAGCAAAAGAAGGCGTAAGATTTGAAGACCGCATCGAAGAAATTCTTCAAATGGTACCGGAAGTTGAATCCGTTTCCGCTGAAGTAACTCCTGACGCACTTTCTGCTGAAGACATGATTGCTCAAGCTGAAGAACTGATTAAAATTAACGACGGAGATAAAAACATTACGATTAAGCTGCCTATGACATTAGCTGGCTTGGAAGCGACACGTTACCTTGCAAAAAAAGGCGTAAAAACAAATGTAACCCTGATCTTTACAGTAAACCAAGCACTTCTAGCAGCTCGTGCTGGAGCAACATATGTTTCTCCATTTTTAGGGCGTCTTGATGATATTTCAGAAGACGGGGTACAGCTAGTATCTAAAATCGCTGAGTTATTCCGCGTTCAAAACATTGACTCTCAAATTATTGCGGCATCTGTAAGACATCCGGATCATGTAACGCGCGTAGCACTTGCAGGGGCTCATATTGCCACAATTCCATACGCTGTTATTGAGCAATTAGCAAAACATCCGTTAACTGACCAAGGAATGGAAAAATTTGCAGCAGATTGGGAAAAAGCAGTTAAAGCTTAA
- a CDS encoding sigma-70 family RNA polymerase sigma factor: protein MSKNQKRWTKEEDRFLIQHYGAMTLQKMGEHLHRSKESVNKRLTRLNLRASDTALRKKWTLEQDAFLQENIDIMNNHEMAQSLGRSPSSIATRIKVLGLTRKTAMRRWTVQEDEYLLRYYGVKPLSHISAKLQRSVQALESRLNRLEVYGAKAHVGHITACELAACLEVDVHTIYKWIHKENLPYKMIIAKTRTFMGIDIQSFWKWAEQNKSCLNFFKIPKNTLIPEPAWVDAQRKLDYVKRPKYEHKKWTAEEDARLWRMFYQEKRNQREIGQLLGRSRNSVQRRLERLRKKKLAS, encoded by the coding sequence GTGAGTAAAAATCAAAAGCGATGGACAAAAGAAGAAGATAGATTTCTTATCCAACACTATGGCGCTATGACGCTTCAAAAGATGGGTGAGCATTTACATAGAAGCAAGGAATCAGTTAATAAACGACTTACTCGATTAAATCTTCGTGCTTCGGATACAGCTTTACGTAAAAAATGGACGCTTGAACAAGATGCTTTTTTACAGGAGAACATTGATATCATGAATAACCATGAAATGGCACAATCCTTAGGCAGAAGTCCTTCTTCTATTGCTACGCGCATAAAAGTTTTGGGACTAACACGAAAAACTGCGATGCGAAGATGGACAGTACAAGAAGACGAATATTTGCTAAGGTATTACGGGGTAAAACCTCTTTCACACATATCAGCTAAATTACAGCGAAGTGTGCAAGCACTAGAATCGAGGTTAAATCGTTTAGAGGTGTATGGAGCCAAAGCGCACGTAGGACACATTACAGCGTGTGAACTAGCAGCCTGCCTTGAAGTAGATGTTCATACAATTTACAAGTGGATTCATAAAGAGAATCTACCGTATAAAATGATCATCGCCAAGACCAGAACATTCATGGGAATTGACATTCAATCTTTTTGGAAGTGGGCTGAACAAAATAAATCGTGCCTTAATTTTTTTAAAATACCTAAAAATACGCTTATTCCAGAACCAGCGTGGGTAGATGCACAAAGAAAACTAGACTATGTAAAGCGCCCTAAATACGAGCATAAAAAGTGGACAGCAGAAGAAGATGCCAGATTGTGGCGTATGTTTTATCAGGAAAAGCGCAATCAGCGAGAAATTGGGCAGCTGCTCGGGCGTTCGAGAAATAGCGTGCAGCGACGCTTAGAGCGTTTACGTAAAAAGAAACTAGCTAGTTAA
- a CDS encoding DinB family protein, whose translation MNFNLKEAIEILEHTPQTLEKLLSGLSAGWLQCNEGEGTWNTSEVIEHLIEAEKNNWIPRLEFILEEGRKGAFPPFDRYAHLNKESTSSIEEKLLEFNMIRMQNLQQLKLLVKDEKHLEVRGEHPEFGEVKVRELLSTWVAHDLTHIAQIVRVMAERYREDVGPWEEYLGILKK comes from the coding sequence ATGAATTTTAATTTAAAAGAAGCGATTGAAATACTTGAGCATACGCCACAAACGCTTGAAAAACTTTTGTCTGGTCTATCTGCAGGGTGGCTGCAATGCAATGAAGGAGAAGGAACGTGGAATACCTCCGAAGTCATAGAACATTTAATAGAAGCAGAAAAAAACAATTGGATACCAAGGCTAGAATTTATTCTTGAAGAAGGAAGAAAGGGAGCTTTTCCTCCGTTTGACCGCTATGCCCATTTAAACAAGGAATCTACTAGTTCTATTGAAGAGAAGCTTCTTGAATTCAACATGATAAGAATGCAGAATTTACAACAACTAAAGCTGCTAGTTAAGGATGAAAAGCACCTTGAAGTGAGAGGAGAACACCCGGAGTTTGGGGAAGTAAAAGTCAGAGAGCTGCTCTCGACTTGGGTTGCTCATGATTTAACGCATATTGCGCAAATTGTTCGAGTAATGGCAGAACGATACAGAGAAGATGTAGGACCTTGGGAAGAATACTTAGGAATACTGAAGAAATAG
- a CDS encoding aldose epimerase family protein encodes MKVNSEKFGELNNQAVHAYTLLNDEGLKITCLDYGCVISNIEMTDSEGKIESVVLGFDSIEEYQKYSPYFGAVVGRVAGRIGGAAFELNNETYRLEKNEGNNHLHGGSEGFSHKIWNAKTIEASDHVGVEFTYLSKDGEEGYPGNLEVKVTYTLTNKNEFHISYEGTTDQDTLINLTNHTYFNLSGNLKDTVLDHVLKLKSNEFLELNDDLLPTGETINVTDTPFDFREGHSLKEGVESTHPQNILVGKGYDHPFLLEAAAENQMSLFDPASGRKIEVKTDQPSVVLYTGNHLDEEFEIRGVHSEKYLGVCLETQGLPDAIHHKHFPTCVLKPGEKYEAYTHYTFITDRSL; translated from the coding sequence GTGAAAGTGAACTCAGAGAAATTTGGCGAACTAAACAATCAAGCTGTACATGCTTATACCTTATTAAATGATGAAGGACTTAAAATCACCTGCCTTGACTATGGATGTGTGATATCAAATATTGAAATGACGGATTCTGAAGGGAAGATTGAAAGTGTTGTATTGGGATTTGATTCAATAGAAGAATACCAAAAGTATTCTCCTTATTTCGGAGCTGTGGTCGGACGCGTAGCAGGGCGTATAGGGGGAGCAGCTTTTGAGCTTAATAATGAAACCTATCGTCTAGAGAAAAATGAAGGAAACAACCATTTGCATGGCGGATCAGAAGGATTTAGTCACAAAATATGGAATGCCAAAACAATTGAAGCAAGTGATCATGTAGGTGTTGAATTTACATATTTAAGTAAAGACGGAGAAGAAGGGTATCCCGGTAACCTTGAAGTGAAAGTTACGTATACATTAACGAATAAAAATGAGTTCCATATTTCTTATGAGGGAACAACAGATCAAGATACTCTTATCAATTTAACAAATCATACGTATTTCAATTTAAGCGGAAATTTAAAAGATACGGTCTTGGATCATGTTTTGAAGCTGAAAAGCAACGAATTCTTAGAGCTGAATGATGATCTTTTACCTACTGGAGAAACGATAAACGTCACAGATACCCCATTTGATTTTAGAGAAGGACATAGTCTCAAGGAAGGAGTGGAATCCACACATCCGCAAAATATATTAGTGGGTAAAGGATACGATCATCCATTTCTTTTAGAAGCAGCAGCTGAAAATCAGATGTCATTATTTGATCCTGCAAGCGGCCGCAAAATAGAAGTCAAAACGGATCAGCCTTCAGTTGTTCTCTATACTGGAAATCATCTAGACGAAGAATTCGAAATTAGAGGGGTTCACTCAGAGAAATACCTCGGTGTTTGCCTAGAAACACAAGGTTTACCAGACGCTATTCATCATAAGCATTTTCCTACTTGTGTATTAAAGCCAGGTGAGAAGTATGAAGCATATACTCACTATACATTTATAACTGATCGCAGCCTGTAA
- a CDS encoding CBS domain-containing protein — MTTVREVMTKDVKACAPHDPVTAAAKLMRDINCGSVPVCQENRVMGMITDRDIVLNCVADGKDCNTVHCHDCMTKDVITCSPDTDIHECARMMADHQIRRIIVVENNNMVGICAIGDLATVNVYVDEAGAALSEISNQVH, encoded by the coding sequence ATGACTACAGTACGTGAAGTTATGACTAAAGATGTGAAAGCTTGTGCACCACACGACCCAGTAACAGCAGCAGCAAAATTAATGCGTGATATTAATTGTGGCTCTGTACCTGTTTGTCAAGAAAATCGAGTAATGGGAATGATTACAGACCGTGATATCGTGTTAAATTGCGTCGCGGACGGAAAAGATTGCAACACTGTGCATTGCCATGATTGTATGACTAAAGATGTAATTACTTGTTCTCCGGATACGGATATTCATGAGTGTGCACGTATGATGGCTGACCATCAAATTCGCCGCATTATTGTAGTGGAGAATAATAATATGGTTGGAATCTGCGCAATCGGCGACCTTGCGACAGTGAACGTATATGTTGATGAAGCCGGTGCAGCATTAAGCGAAATTTCTAACCAAGTTCATTAA
- a CDS encoding cytochrome P450, which translates to MNKEVIPVTEIPKFQSRAEEFFPIQWYKEMLNNHPVYFHEETNTWNVFQYDHVKQVLSNYEFFSSDGQRTTIFVGDNSKKKSTSPITNLTNLDPPDHRKARSLLAAAFTPRSLKNWEPRIKQIAADLVEAIQKNSTINIIEDLSSPFPSLVIADLFGVPVKDRYQFKKWVDILFQPYDQERLEEIEQEKQRAGAEYFQYLYPIVIEKRSNLSDDIISDLIQAEVDGETFTDEEIVHATMLLLGAGVETTSHAIANMFYSFLYDDESLYSELRKNRELAPKAVEEMLRYRFHISRRDRTVKRDNELLGVKLKKGDVVIAWMSACNMDENMFKNPFSVDIHRPSNKKHLTFGNGPHFCLGAPLARLEMKIILEAFLEAFSHIEPFEDFELESHLTASATGQSLTYLPMTVYR; encoded by the coding sequence ATGAATAAAGAAGTCATTCCCGTTACAGAAATTCCAAAATTCCAATCACGTGCAGAAGAGTTTTTCCCTATCCAATGGTATAAAGAAATGCTGAACAACCACCCTGTTTATTTTCATGAAGAAACAAACACATGGAATGTATTCCAATACGACCATGTTAAACAAGTCTTGAGCAACTACGAATTTTTTTCAAGCGATGGACAAAGAACCACTATTTTCGTTGGAGATAATAGTAAGAAAAAAAGCACATCTCCAATCACCAATCTTACAAACTTAGATCCTCCTGACCACCGGAAAGCGCGATCTTTGCTTGCTGCAGCCTTTACTCCTCGCAGTTTAAAGAACTGGGAACCGCGAATCAAGCAAATTGCAGCAGACCTTGTAGAAGCGATACAAAAGAATTCAACTATTAATATTATTGAAGATTTATCTTCTCCTTTTCCTAGTTTAGTTATAGCAGATTTATTCGGCGTACCGGTAAAAGACCGATATCAGTTTAAAAAATGGGTAGATATTCTTTTTCAGCCTTATGACCAAGAAAGATTAGAAGAGATTGAACAAGAAAAGCAACGTGCAGGAGCTGAATATTTTCAATACCTCTACCCGATTGTCATTGAAAAGCGCTCCAACCTTTCTGATGATATTATCTCAGACTTAATTCAAGCGGAAGTTGATGGTGAAACATTCACAGATGAAGAAATTGTGCACGCTACCATGCTGCTTTTAGGTGCAGGAGTTGAAACCACAAGTCATGCCATTGCAAATATGTTTTATTCTTTTTTATATGACGACGAGTCGTTATATAGCGAGCTGAGAAAGAATAGAGAATTAGCTCCAAAAGCAGTAGAAGAAATGCTTCGATATCGGTTTCACATCTCCAGACGAGATCGGACGGTTAAACGAGATAACGAGTTATTAGGCGTTAAGCTAAAAAAAGGAGATGTGGTTATTGCGTGGATGAGTGCATGTAATATGGATGAAAATATGTTTAAAAACCCTTTTTCTGTAGATATTCACCGTCCATCTAATAAAAAGCACTTAACATTCGGTAACGGACCTCATTTTTGTTTGGGCGCCCCTCTTGCCCGACTTGAAATGAAAATCATATTAGAAGCGTTTTTAGAGGCATTTTCTCACATCGAACCATTTGAAGATTTTGAATTAGAGTCGCATTTAACAGCTTCAGCTACGGGGCAATCTTTAACATACTTGCCCATGACGGTGTACAGATAA
- a CDS encoding cytochrome P450 family protein — protein sequence MKNLDKTVEDKEVLDLFSGKSRENPFVLFSKMRKMGAVIPIPSPMEEIKTQAWVVTRMEEAMQVLKDHHHFTVDQSSISTTHDTRKHKADESDPPTFFGGQSMLSVDNPDHRRLRKLVSKAFTPRYMESLRPRVQEIADELLDEVQDKGKMDLVKDYAYPLPINVISDMLGVPKEDKEKIHGWSAAIAKGLSLGRRDPGVEKQIKAFGTYTMQLVDAKRKHPADDLISQLVLIEEEGDRLSETELLSMITLLIFAGHETTSNLIATGSLMLFDHPEQLEKIKAHPDLVSSAVEELLRFNGPATISGPRYAKKDLELGGQHIKKGDMVIPVLKSANRDEQQFVDSEELDITRTMKRHLAFGHGIHMCLGAPLARIEADVAFSTLLRRMPNLRLSIPREEVNLHFTLSSQGVTSLPVIF from the coding sequence GTGAAAAACCTAGATAAGACCGTAGAAGACAAGGAAGTTTTAGACTTATTTAGTGGTAAGAGCCGTGAAAATCCATTTGTGTTATTTTCGAAAATGCGGAAGATGGGAGCTGTTATTCCTATTCCTTCTCCGATGGAAGAAATAAAAACGCAGGCATGGGTAGTGACTCGTATGGAAGAGGCTATGCAAGTTCTGAAAGATCACCATCATTTTACGGTAGACCAAAGTTCTATTAGCACAACTCATGATACGCGAAAACATAAAGCTGATGAGTCTGATCCCCCTACATTTTTTGGCGGACAATCGATGCTTTCTGTTGATAATCCAGATCACCGGCGCCTACGCAAGCTTGTATCAAAAGCATTCACGCCAAGATATATGGAAAGCTTACGTCCGCGTGTACAAGAAATAGCCGATGAGCTACTCGATGAAGTACAGGACAAAGGGAAAATGGATCTTGTTAAAGACTACGCCTATCCGTTACCCATCAACGTTATTTCTGACATGCTCGGTGTTCCAAAAGAAGACAAAGAAAAAATTCACGGCTGGTCTGCTGCTATTGCAAAAGGACTGAGCTTAGGGAGAAGAGATCCTGGCGTGGAAAAGCAAATAAAAGCTTTTGGAACGTACACCATGCAGCTAGTAGATGCTAAGCGTAAGCACCCTGCCGACGACTTAATAAGTCAGTTAGTCTTGATTGAAGAAGAAGGAGATCGCTTGAGTGAAACAGAATTGCTTTCAATGATTACATTATTAATTTTTGCTGGTCATGAGACTACATCAAATTTAATCGCGACCGGATCTTTAATGTTATTTGATCATCCTGAACAGCTGGAAAAAATTAAAGCCCACCCTGATTTAGTATCATCAGCTGTTGAAGAATTGCTTCGCTTTAACGGGCCAGCCACTATTTCAGGACCTCGTTATGCTAAAAAAGATCTTGAATTGGGCGGTCAGCACATTAAAAAAGGCGATATGGTGATTCCTGTCTTAAAGTCAGCAAATCGTGATGAGCAGCAGTTTGTAGATTCAGAGGAACTTGATATTACACGTACTATGAAGCGCCACTTGGCCTTTGGTCATGGTATTCATATGTGCTTAGGAGCTCCGCTAGCTCGCATAGAAGCAGATGTTGCCTTTTCTACTCTACTAAGACGTATGCCTAATCTGCGCCTTTCCATTCCTCGGGAAGAAGTAAATTTACATTTTACACTGAGCTCACAAGGAGTAACTTCATTGCCGGTTATTTTTTAA